In Lagopus muta isolate bLagMut1 unplaced genomic scaffold, bLagMut1 primary scaffold_150, whole genome shotgun sequence, a single window of DNA contains:
- the ZGLP1 gene encoding GATA-type zinc finger protein 1, with amino-acid sequence MGIPVRVGPILAGFRPGSVRIPVLSHPCWVSRFGSRFGVAEFPGSVPDPGRVRFGPIPVGFPGSVRERRWSSQNIQQRTETERGGGGGTGNSAPPGTPPRPPSIGDGDALSLISLQCWETPPLLRTPPLLGTPPGIVLGTPPAIDLGTPPHLDSDLGTPWGTPPDLGTPLGSPLGTPPISGTSPLLESLLETPNLGTPESLGTVLGSTPLLETPIEPLPLLETPNLRTPPDPSALLKSPLKTPSHTEPLPLLETPSLGPSTPLGTPIGPPSSLETPLGPSPLLETPSLRTPPDPPTLSNSPSKTPNLGTPSPSRPPRRKSRTPRRGADPRDPSFRGVTFSLRLGPLPSRADGGGGLLITAHRSFGAPRGPPAHRRPPKVRKGAGSSSEDERSAPPAPGPPPRSCASCKTQRTPLWRAAENGTPLCNACGIRYRKYRRRCRRCWSVPRRSALPPPAARCPQCGAEDPPRGGDVHMDPPQE; translated from the exons atgggaa TCCCGGTTCGGGTCGGTCCTATCCTGGCTGGGTTCCGTCCCGGTTCGGTTCGGATTCCGGTTCTGTCCCATCCCTGTTGGGTTTCCCGGTTCGGGTCTCGGTTTGGTGTGGCTGAGTTTCCCGGTTCCGTTCCTGATCCGGGTCGGGTCCGGTTCGGTCCCATCCCCGTTGGGTTTCCCGGTTCGGTTCGGGAGCGGCGCTGGAGTTCGCAGAACATCCAACAACGCACGGAAACGGAGcgcggagggggggggggcaccgGGAACAG CGCGCCCCCCGGGACCCCCCCACGCCCTCCCAGCATTGGGGATGGGGATGCCCTGAGCCTCATCAGCCTCCAATGTTGGGAGACCCCCCCTCTTTTGAGGACCCCCCCTCTTTTGGGCACACCCCCGGGCATCGTTTTGGGCACCCCTCCGGCTATCGATTTGGGGACCCCCCCTCACTTGGATAGCGATTTGGGGACCCCTTGGGGGACCCCCCCCGATCTGGGGACCCCTTTGGGAAGCCCTTTAGGGACCCCCCCGATTTCAGGGACTTCCCCACTTTTGGAGTCCCTTTTGGAAACCCCCAATTTGGGGACCCCTGAATCTTTGGGAACAGTTTTAGGATCCACCCCTCTTTTGGAGACCCCTATAGAACCCCTCCCACTTTTGGAGACCCCCAATTTGAGGACCCCCCCGGACCCTAGCGCCCTTTTGAAGTCCCCTTTGAAGACACCCTCGCATACGGAACCCCTCCCACTTTTGGAGACACCCAGTTTGGGCCCCTCTACTCCTTTGGGGACCCCTATAGGACCCCCCTCATCTTTGGAGACCCCTTTGGGCCCCTCCCCACTTTTGGAGACACCCAGTTTAAGGACCCCCCCGGATCCCCCCACCCTTTCTAATTCCCCCTCGAAGACCCCCAACTTAGGGACCCCCTCCCCTTCCCGCCCCCCCCGCCGCAAATCGCGCACCCCCCGGCGCGGGGCGGACCCCCGGGACCCCTCATTCCGTGGGGTCACCTTCAGCCTTCGTTTGGGCCCCCTCCCTAGCAGGGCCGATGGTGGAGGGGGGCTCCTCATCACTGCCCACCGCAG CTTCGGCGCCCCCCGCGGCCCCCCCGCGCACCGCCGACCCCCGAAGGTGAGGAAGGGGGCGGGGAGCAGCTCCGAAGACGAACGCAGTGCCCCCCCCGCTCCAG GGCCCCCCCCGCGAAGCTGCGCCTCCTGCAAAACCCAACGGACCCCATTATGGCGAGCGGCAGAGAATGGGACCCCGCTGTGCAACGCCTGCGGGATCCG GTACCGGAAGTACCGCCGACGCTGTCGCCGCTGTTGGAGCGTCCCGAGAAGGAGCGCCCTCCCCCCGCCTGCGGCGCGGTGCCCCCAGTGCGGGGCTGAAGACCCCCCTCGGGGAGGGGATGTTCATATGGACCCCCCCCAGGAGTGA